The Salvelinus alpinus chromosome 10, SLU_Salpinus.1, whole genome shotgun sequence genome includes the window atgcacacacacacacacacacacacacacacacacacacacacacacacacacacacacacacacacacacacacacacacacacacacacacacacacacacacacacacacacacacacacacacacacacacacacagaacacacacacacacacacacacacacacacacacacacacacacacacacacacacacacacacacacacacacacacacacacacacacacacacacacacacacacacacacacacacacacacacacacacacacacacacacagctaagagGGATTCAAACTCACTGTGTGCTGTACCTTGCTCATCCACGATTTGCGTTTACAGAGAGCTCTCCTCCTCTTGACTGCCTCCCAAAGCCTCCTCTGTCCTGCAACACACAGAGAATACATTACACACTGTCAGCCTCCTCTGTCCTGCAACACACAGAGAATACATTACACACCGTCAGCCTCCTCTGTCCTGCAACACACAGATAATACATTACACACTGTCAGCCTTCTCTGTCCTGCAACACACAGAGAATACATTATACACTGTCAGCCTTCTCTGTCCTGCAACACACAGAGAATACATTACACACTGTCAGCCTCTGTCCTGCAACACACAGAGAATACATTACACACCGTCAGCCTCCTCTGTCCTGCAACACACAGAGAATACATTACACACTGTCAGCCTCCTCTGTCCTGCAACACACAGAGAATACATTACACACTGTCAGCCTTCTCTGTCCTGCAACACACAGAGAATACATTACACACCGTCAGCCTCCTCTGTCCTGCAACACACAGAGAATACATTACACACTGTCAGCCTCCTCTGTCCTGCAACACACAGAGAATACATTACACACTGTCAGCCTCTGTCCTGCAACACACAGAGAATACATTACACACTGCCACCCCATCCTCTATGTATGTGACATCTTGGATCGCTACAGGACAAAGAGAGGAAAATAGATTGAGGAGAGACaggactgtgtgactgtgttatGACTACCTtgtgactgtgatatgactaCATTGTGACTGTGATATGACCATGTTGTGACTACGTtgtgactgtgatatgactaCGTTGTGACTGTCATATGACCACGTTGTGACTGTGATATGACCACGTTGTGACTGTGATATGACCACGTTGTGACTGTGATATGACCACATTGTGACTGTGATATGACCACGTtgtgactgtgatatgactaCGTTGTGACTGTGATATGACCACGTTGTGACTGTCATATGACTACGTtgtgactgtgatatgactaCGTTGTGACTGTGATATGACCACGTTGTGACTGTCATATGACTACGTTGTGACTGTCATATGACTACGTTGTGACTGTGATATGACCACGTTGTGACTGTGATATGACCACGTTGTGACTGTCATATGACTACGTTGTGACTGTCATATGACTACGTTGTGACTGTCATATGACTACGTTGTGACTGTGATATGACCACGTTGTGACTGTGATATGACCACGTTGTGACTACGTTGTGACTGTGATATGACCACATTGTGACTGTGATATGACCACGTtgtgactgtgatatgactaCGTTGTGACTGTCATATGACTACGTtgtgactgtgatatgactacgttgtgactgtgatatgactacgttgtgactgtgatatgcccacgttgtgactgtgatatgactaCGTTGTGACTGTGATATGACCACGTTGTGACTGTGATATGACCATGTTGTGACTACGTTGTGACTGTGATATGACCACATtgtgactgtgatatgactaCGTTGTGACTGTGATATGACCACGTTGTGACTATCATATGACAACGTTGTGACTGTGATATGACCACGTTGTGACTGTGATATGACCATGTTGTGACTACGTTGTGACTGTCATATGACCACATTGTGACTGTGATATGACCACATTGTGACTGTGATATGACCACATtgtgactgtgatatgactaCGTTGTGACTGTGATATGACCATGTTGTGACTGTGACATGAACACGTTGTGACTGCGATTGGGACCTACTATAGCTTTCCTTGATATTTTTTACACTTTAAAATAGGATATGACTTCACACACCTGGCCTCCCCATGCCAATCTTCTCCAGGTCTTCATTCTTGACGTAGTCGAAGTGTGACAGGCGGGTCACGTTCAACTCGTCACGGACACGCAGGAAGTACTGCTGCAGCTGAACGTCTGTTAACAGATCTATCAACCACTCTGTCCCCTCCTCCGTCATCTACACacatacacgtgcacacacacagtcaacataccaacaacaacatcaaccagTGTCTGACACAGTACGTAAGACTTTACCATcttttctcccactctctccttcctctcttccttctcctcctcttctatcTCGTAGGACAGATGCTGGTACATATAGTTCTCTGCCATGGCTGCTGCTCCTCCACACTCGTCCTCCAATCTCCCCTCACCCGCCGTCCCTCTTTCAATACTCTATGGTTTTGTCCTGGTTTTAGCCGTGTGTGTTATAGCAGTGGTAAATCTCAGTTCCTCTCTGTCACTCTGGTGCAAGTCTGCCCAGTGTTGATCTCCCCTCAACCTCACGACCTTCTGCCaaaccaatacacacacacacacacacacacacacacacacacacacacacacacacacacacacacacacacacacacacacacacacacacacacacacacacacacacacacacacacacacaccaggagacATCTGACaccactctctcctgtctctatcagCTGAGCTAAGCTGTCTATAAACTGTCCCTTTCTCTATCCATCTGTGCTGACTCACCACTACACACAGCACAGGACACTTCCACACCTCTCTATCCTGTTCTCCCTGTGACTCTCAACATCCTCTGTCTACTGTTGAATAATACAAcatcccctgagagagaagagagagctagAAACAGtgctttctgtgtgtctctgttttaTTGAGGGCACTCTGGGTCTGCATATGGAAATGTAAATATAGCCTGTATTACCCCTGAttcagcctctctctctgcattataAAACAGCACTGCAGTGCAGACTACTGTTGCTATAGGGAGAAAACACTACACAGCGAGCCTACGCTaaccctcctccctttctctcctagTAAACAGTAGCTCTTGTTGAGCTAGCCTAAATAAGCAAAAAGATATGCGCATTGAATCAGTTGTTTAAACTAATCTACTGAAATGGTAAATAGGACATGTCGCATCACTGATCCATACACTGACTAGCCTATTAACGGTAACCTCATCAGAGACAGAGACCCAAATCAAGATAACAGTATAGTTCATGCAGATGCTCATCGAGagatgcagaaagagagagatggggagagaaagacagactctCTATTTTCTCCACCTCGCCAAAACTCGCCTTAATCAATTGTTGTTTTCAGAAACCTTCATTTTCTCTTGGTAAAATAAGCAGTCGGTTGTTTTCTGTCTgttccctgtcctctcctgtaaTTCCTGGTCGAGTGTTGCAGGGATTACTGGCGTGGCGTCACCGCGTCTTGCGCACATAGAGATACGGTACGTTCCAGGCCGCCAACATTGCATTGAAACATTGCATGATCTATTGGGTAAGGATAGGCTATCGGTGATTTTTGGTAGTTAGCGTCCAACGAcgatttggtatttggtatttgattaggatccccattagctgttgcaaaagcagcagctcctcttcctggggtccacacagaacatgaaacataatacagaatgacatcatACAggacatcattagacaagaacagctcaaggacagaactacatacatttttaaaaaggcacacgtagcctacatatcattgcatacacacaaactatctaggtcaaatagaggAGAGGCGTTGTGCAGCAAGGTGTTGCcaaatctgttttttgaaaccaggtttgctgtttatttcagctatatgagatggaagttccatgcaataagggctctatataatactgtacgttttttCTTGAATtagttctggatttggggactatgaaaagacccctggtggcatgtctggtggggtaagtgtgtgtgtcagagctgtgtgtaagttgactatgcaaacaatttgggattttcaacacattgtttcttataaaagaagtgatgcagtcagtctcgcctcaactcttagccaagaaagactggcatgcatagtatttatatcagcccatCAATGAacaataaccacacacacacagtccagtgCGTTAAGCCAAAGGGTTTATTGAAGCACAGCAGAGAAACAGAACTCATCATCAACGGTACAGAAACGGCTAAACACCCATACATGGTCCTCTACAGCATGGTAACACACCAAGTGAGTGGTAGAAAAGTCAGGTGAACATGTATGAGTTCAGACTAGCACTGACAAGTCTATAACAGAAATATTTTGAACAGTTCCACTAGTTAGCTGATTGACGGAGTGTAATCAATAATCAAAAGAGAACAATCACTATTTAGCGGACGGCTACAACAGGAGTTTCAGTGTCTGATAATATATGCATGGGAAAATACTTAGGGAGATAATCCTATTGACCTGAATGGGAACATTTGTTGTAGGGATTGCATTTGTATGGGAAAACACAGTAACATGCCATAGGACGTATCCATTACAACTAATTCAGAAAGGAACAATAGAAGAGTagtaggtcacacacacacacagatatactaACCCAACACTAACAGAGAAAAATAACTCTTGAGAAACACTGTTCCTGATAAATGACTACACCCTTTTAGTGAAATATGGGAGTCACTGCCCCCGattaccacacaaacacacacactggtaggcAAAAACTACCACCAACACTTATCATTACGGAAGACACTGCTCCCGATAATGGTTCTAATCAGAAATACAAAACTGCTCCAAAATAACACTGGTTAACAGAAATAACTCTTTCGCTGCCTGAATAATATTAGTTTTATAAGTTCAGCTCAGAGTGGTGAGATTtagcatgtttttttttgttgagccCATGCTGCATCAGAAATTACACCATATTACCTATATAGTTAACTTCTTCTGACCAGAGCCATTTAAGACTATATATAAAATAGTTTGTAATTACAGACGTGAGCCAAGTAGCTACCTCCCCGGCATGTCTAAAACGTCCTAAGAATTTGTAAATTCACCATGGACTCCGAATTTAAGTGCATGCATTTCATCAAATCAAAATGTGACGAAGTCATGACATCCGTCGTGATACCCAGTTGCTGGGGTTTCTGTTTCCATAGTAATGTGTGGGAGCAGTAGGTGATGTATTTCTGTTAACAGAGTCATGTATACAGCGGAAGTCTGACCATCTGTAGCTGGACAGTTTTTAATCCGGGTCAAAACGATTGTGTCGGTTTCAATTCTCTTCCCCCATTAGATTCTGCAAGGCAAACTGAACGGCAATATTTAAACCAAATGTCATGGGACCTTGGACGGTCACACTGTCTGTATACTTGACTCTGTTGCTTCAGCAGATGCTGCCGTAGTAAGAGACAGTATAACTGCCATAAGTATGGAAGACATTGCTCCCGATAACTTTATAAATTGAACTGATAACTTTATCAAAAaccaaatgaaaaaacacatagcCGTCAAGTCTGGAAGGCACAGCTCTCGATAACTTTTTTTATCAAAAACAAAATGAATGACATTTAAACATTTATAGTGAGCACTGGCACTGAAAAATATATAAACTCTTAACCTAAACTAACAACATGAAACTGCCATATGTCTGAAGGCACTGCTTCCAAAAAAGTTATAAAAATAAACAAACTTTATCATCATTAAAACTGAGAACATTTATAGTGGACTGATAGATATATAAAGTATAAATAGGCTCCTCTGTGTCGAGGGGTTAGAGGTCGATCAATCTCAACATtcttcaggaagtccagtaacAAACTAGAAGGAATGACAGTACTTCCTGGTCTCTTATTACATCATCACCACCGACCAATCCATCTTCATCTCATCCTGGATTTTACAGTGAAcgaggacggacggacggacggacgcacGCACACTGTTAGATCTGGTTGTCGCTGTCCCAGATGTCTCCAGAGAAAGCGTTGGCACAGCCCTGTAGCGTCCAGGTGGCCAGGGCCAGCTGGGTCCgcagcacctctctgtcctcACCCTCCAACAGGGCTGCCAGGGTGTGGGAACCACGGCCAAACAGCAGGTGGCGGAACGGAACCTCTTTGGGGGAGACATATGGAGAAAGGAGGTTATGTTCCacctagggggagagagaggagaatccAAATGTTAGTTTATGAAACAAGACAGACCCACTACTGATTGACTTGTGTTCACTATAAAACTGGAGCCTTATGGCATTGATCAGTTAGAttacaagggtgtgtgtgtgtgtgtgtgtgtgtgtgcgcgtctcacTCTCATGATGCGGTCGTTGATGTTGTGGCAGGCCAGTGTGTCAGTGAGGTCGGTGTTGAGTAGGTCAGTGTTAAGGTCAGTAGCAGCTCTACTGTAGGATCCTAAGGCCATGATGAGCCAACGAGCTGACAGACTCTCGGCAGAACCATCCTGTAACAACACAATAACATTATAACTAtacctaacaacaacaacaaacaaaaacaatcaTGTCATATAAACAAACCCGGGTGACTTGTTTGAGGCGCTGGTTGATCTTGACCACAGATTGGCTGAGAACCGTCCTGTAGCGTTGCACATCTAGACGCAGCACGTGGTCGTGGACCAATCGTAACGCCAGCTGACCTGCGACCAATCCCGCCCCAGTGGCTAGGGAACTAAGACGATGGGCGGTGGCGTAACCAAGGTGATCCTTGTTGTCAAGAGAGGTGCCGTAGTACGGGTAGGCCTCAGACTgcaacacgcacacacgcgcacacacacacgggagacaaagacagacaatTCTATTAGAGACAGTTATCGAAATCAAACTATCtgtaaacaaaacatagaaacctgacagagtgtgtgtgtgtgtgttagtgtttgttaaagtgtgtgtgtgtgtgttaaagtgtgtgtgtctcacccccTGAGAGACGAagcggaaggagagagaggggattcCAGAGAAGGCCAAGAAGGGATATGCAGAGTCTTCCATCTTCATGGGCTcaaaactaacacacacacacacacacacccctttatGCCTACTGTACACACATATCTTTGGAGTGATCTATcattgaaactggaaacacttatctccctcactagctttaagcaccagctgtcagatcagctcacagattactgcacctagcccatctataatttagcccaaacaactacctctccccctactgtatttatttattttgctcctttgcaccccattatttctctttactttgcacattcttccactgcaaatctaccattccagtgttttacttggtatattgtatttacttcgccaccatgaccTTTTTATTTTGTTGCCTTTTACCTCCCTTAtgtcacctcatttgctcacatagtatatagacttattttctactgtattattgactgtatgtttgttttactccatgtgtaactctgtgttgttgtatgtgtcgaactgctttgctttatcttggccaggtcacaattgtaaatgagaacttgttctcaacttgcctacctggttaaataaaggtgaaaaaaaatgtaaaaagaaaaTTGGAGTGATATGTGAGGTGTACTCACACTGCCTTCTCAAAGTTGACTCCAGACACCTTATCATACAGAGACTTCCCAGACTCTCCAAAACCAATGGGATTCTTCACCTCCTTCATGGTGCTTTCCAGAAGGCTGTAGAGCAGGGGACTGGCAGACGCTTTGAATTCACCATGGCCTGAAGATCACACACTATTAGATTAGAAGGATACTTTGAATGAAGTATTTTTGTGGTTGTGTGTACTCACCAGTGACCACTCCATCCAGACTGATGTAGGTGAAAACTCTTCTGTCCAGAGAGGAGAAGAAACCCTGGAGAGGAACACACACGACATTACATACCCTGCTAGTTTAGAGGTTGGTCCAATCAGCGCCTTCCAGAAACATGTCATTATTGCCAAATACCATTAGCTAGAACACTGCCATATCCTGAATACTTTCCacccatagtgtgtgtgtgtgtgttgaactgtaaggggtgtgtgtgtgtagttcacCTCCAGCCACTCTGTAGATCCAACACTGCCATATTCTCCTGCACTCCAACTGGCAAACACCAGACTCCTCCTGGGACGGaaaccatctacacacacacagatgtcagaatgtgtgtgttgtgtgtgtgttaatgcattgatatgtgtgtgtgtgttaattcattgatgtgtgtgtgtgtgtgactgcattgatgtgtgtgtgtgtgtgtgtgtgtatgtgtgtgtgtgtgtgaatgcattgatgtgtgtgtgtgtgtgtgtgtgtatatgcattgatgtgtgtgtgtattgatctgtgtgtgtttatgcattggtgtgtgtgtgtgtgtgtgtgtgtgtgaatgcattgatgtgtgtgtgtgtatatgcattgatgtgtgtgtgtgtgtgtattgatgtgtgtgtgtgtgtgtgtgtgtgtgtgtgtgtttgtgtgtgtgtgtgtgtgtgtgtttatgcattgatgtgtgtgtgtgtgtgtttatgcattgatgtgtgtgtgtttatgcattaatgtgtgtgtgtgtgtgtgtgtgttaatgtattgattgatgtgtgtgtgtttgttaatgtattgatgtgtgtgtgtttgttaatgtattgatgtgtgtgtgtgttaatgtatgtgtatgtgtgtgtgtgtgtgtgttaaagtattgatgtatgtgtgtgtgtgttaaagtattgatgtgtgtgtgtgttaatgtattgatgtgtgtgtgtgtgttaatgtattgatgtgtgtgtgtgtgtgttaatgtattgatgtgtgtgtgtgtgttaatgtattgatgtgggtgtgtgtgtgttaatgtattgatgtgtgtgtgtgtgtgtgttaatgtattgatgtgtgtgtgtatgttaatgtattgatgtgtgtgtgtatgttaatgtattgatgtgtgtgtgtgtgtgttaatgtattgatgtgtgtgtcaatgtattgatgtgtgtgtgtgtgttaatgtattgatgtgtgtgtgtgtgttaatgtattgatgtgtgtctgtgtgttaatgtattgatgtgtgtgtgtgttaatgtattgatgtgtgtgtgtgttaatgtattgatgtgtgtgtgtgttaatgtattgatgtgtgtgtgtgtgtgtgtgtgtatgttaatgtattgatgtgtgtgttaatgtattgatgtgtgtgtgttaatgtattgatgtgtgtgtgtgttaatgtattgatgtgtgtgtgtgtgtgttaatgtattgatgtgtgtgtgtgttaatgtattgatgtgtgtgtgtgtgttaatgtattgatgtgtgtgtgtgttaatgtatgtgtgtgttaatgtattgatgtgtatgtgtgttaatgtattgatgtgtgtgtgtgttaatgtattgatgtgtgtgtgttaatgtattgatgtgtgtgtgtgttaatgtattgatgtgtgtgtgttaatgtattgatgtgtgtgtgttaatgtattgatgtgtgtgtgttaatgtattgatgtgtgtgtgtgtgtgtgtgtgttaatgtattgatgtgtgtgtgtgttaatgtattgatgtgtgtgtgtgtgtgttaatgtattgatgtgtgtgtgtgtgtgttgtgtgttatgtgtgtgtgtgtgtgtgtgttaatgtgtgtgtgtgtgttgatgtgtgtgtgtgttgatgttacCTGTGTGCACCATCTCAGACACAGCTCTAGCCAGCTCCAGTAGCAGTGTGGTCCCGACAGTGGCTTTAGCATAGCCTGGACCCCACGCATCCCTCTGAGCCCCCAGTACCACgtactgatctacacacacacacacacacacacacacacacacacacacacacacacacacacacacacacacacacacacacacacacacacacacacacacacacacacacagtaaaattaACACAAAACCCACTCACAAACACTGTGCATAGAGATTAAACATTGATTAAACAAAGATATTGTTTTGGAGTGTTCTGTGTGGCTTGGTTGGACAGAGTTTGGTGTTAGCAACGCCAGTGTTCTAGGCTTGATTCCTGCTGGAGTCACATACACTACAATGGAtgcactcacagacagacacatacctGGCTCAGTGAAGCCCTTGATGACTCCAAAGACGTTGTGGATTTCTGTGTCCTGCAGCACGTTGTTCACCTCCACAGTAACATCTTCACTACTAGCCCCTCCTAGGGTGTACTTCACATTGTCCAGTGAGCCTTTAAAACTGAGAGGGGACTCAAGCCCACCTATACGCCTGGGGATAGATCGACAgttaggcgtgtgtgtgtgtgtgtgtaggtgtgtgtgtgtgtgtgtgtggtcttacGATAGTATCTTGGCAGCACTAGCAGCTGTAATGCTTTGGGCCAGTACAGTAGGCAGACCAGAGGACTGGATGCGAGGGAACTTGGTGTGGTTGAAGGAGGGGAAGCCTGGCGTGAAGGGGTCCCCTGAACCTAGATGGACCTACAGGAGAACATCACAGAACATTCAGAGAACGCCAGACAGAACGTGAACATAGAACGTTAAATGGTTGCACTTGAAGAAGCATCTCTGAATCAGGCTCGGTAAGATTGACCTTGTAGTGGTGTGAGTACTCACATGTCCGTACAGTTCAGTAGTTGGTTGGAACTTGTAGTCTTTAGGGTCGAGGTAAATCAACACAGCAGATACTCCCAATGCTGCTACATTAGCCACCTGAAACACAGACACGCACAAGTACACTGATAAACAAccttcttacacacacacacacacacacacacacacacacacacacacacacacacacacacacacacacacacacacacacacacacacacacacacacacacacacacacacacacacacacacacacacacacacacacacacacacacacacaccttacctgCTGTGCCAGGCTGATCTGTCCTGTAGCTCTCAGTAGAATTACAGTGCCATTCAGCTCAACCTTCAGAGTCTGTAGCAGCATCAAGTCCTCTTGACTCCCATAGTTACCATACACCGCCTTGCcctgcagacacacaaaacagatcCCCCTTGTGAGATTCAGGCAACAACTGTGATTGCAAACATCCAATGTGGCAGAAAATATGTTACAAACATGCCACTTTCCAAGCATTTAACCTTAACAGATTATTTTGGCTCAGATTTCACACTATGTAATATTGGCCCAAAATATCAAAAGAGATGATCAGTCAATATAATTCAATGTGGACATCTGATTGGCTGACCTGAGCTTTTCCTGTGGCACTATAGGCCAGATAGCCCTTAGGCTGGCCCACCGCCTCTTGGCCAATCAGAACACGGTTTGGCTTCTGACTGTGGGTAAGGGGATTGGGGAGGAGAATGTTACAAGCAAAGTGGAATTATGagacagagggtgtgtgtgtgtgtgtacaagacagtgtgtgtgtgtgtgtgtgtgtgtgtgtgtgtgtgtgtgtgtgtgtgtgtgtgtgtgtgtgtgtacaagacagtgtgtgtgtgtgtgtgtacctgttggcTGTCTGTAGTTGGACATAGTGTACGTCAGTCCAGGGCTCCATCTCCAGACTCTTAAAGCTGTCAAACACATGATATTCCAGAATGCCGTCTGCACGGCTCCCTGCCGCGTGATCTGGCTGTTCAAcatcactgcagagagagagggtggacagTTTAGTTCATTAGTATTTTCAGGTAGtgtgtggcggtcatgaaattttgtcagcctgtaattgtcatgcaaatgactgttggtctcatggtaattgaccgcTAATTAACATCAATGTTTTTTGCATCACCGGGCTTCCCTGCATACAAGCCGCTGATGcgcgcctttggaacatctacatttaaaaaaaaagttaaatccatttaataatatagacccctttctgttagaAAACATTGCCGCAATGCGCACAAGTTGGTGGCAGATGGGAGTTCTTAATAGTTCCTATTTATTTGCTTATGACTgtatttcacactacttttggattataattggatGTTAAAGCTTGCATGAATGTCCTGCTTATTATAATgtgtgtcatcatcgcaaatcaacgTAATTATAGTTAAAAAACACATAGGCTGTAACAAAAGCTAGCCAATGTCAATgagcgttagcattctagctaataAATGCTGCATCCAAAGTAGTTATTTTGcaaagatcacaaccaaatatCTTAGCAAAAGTTCAAGCAAAAATCAAAACATCGTATTAAGCGCATTAGAaccccaaaaagttattttgtttagaagtaataaaaaCGTAAATTTAGGCTATGTTGAATGGATGGCGATGGCTTCCTTACTGTAGCAAAAAGTCACAGGCATTTGTGTATGATGTCAGTATGTCGTGTACTGAAAAGGGGcctatagcctacaccatcactaGGTGATATGGCCCAAATATCATATCACAGTATTTTTCAGTTTTTTTACGGTTTGACGGTAATTtatgtttttaaataataaaagtTCAAAATTTGCTTTATAGTGAGTAGTGTGTCACGCTAGGGTGGcaacatacattctaagtgatttcaatgggtctgtctccattctgattggtttatactgttcaattcaacttcaaccagcatttcctgcactcatttgaggtACTGCCAAACATTTTTTATCGAGGCctttttttaaccaaatgttgcaattgcgatttgacttgcaAATTAcctcaaaacacttgggtgaactgttggaatcatgaaaatgttatgattattctaattctatagttaaaATATAATAGTGGGAattttgaatacagtgttgtttgacatgacaacaaatgaaaatgccagggaggagttattgtgacaggggaaGAAACAAAGTGTTGATCAGTGTTTCCTAAGGGaacctataatctttggctacattatatgttttctcttagctactttatgtagctaacatattcatgctttgaccattcctctttgatttagaagatactgttacACAAACAAAATGCTGATTTAGACCTACACCATTACTGGTATCAGGTTGTATAGCTATCAAAATTTTTCTCTGACTATACATTTActagcaagctagccagctaactaacgttagcattagcggctaacgcGATTTAGCCACAACTTGCAAAGAAAATAAACTGTTTGCAGATAGTGAGGGCGGTATACCGCGGTATACAGGGGGCGGtatacactctgtagtgccttgcggtcggaggctgagcaattgccgtatcagacagtgatgcaaccagtcaggatgctctcgatgttgcagctgtagaaccttttgaggatctcaggacccatgccagatctttttagtttcctgagggggaataggttttgtcgtgccctcttc containing:
- the LOC139531623 gene encoding transferrin receptor protein 1-like isoform X1, producing MAAAINQARSALSKMFNSEQYSHFTLQSDGEGDEDEGSHVEVRLSDDVVDNHAPSEQVGQPGGSPSYRPRPQQNYRKVCYLALGTLFIFIIGYLIGYVSHHSPRKEPITCDSEQEVGVAEEAIVESSLSWNDITSLLAQRLTPDAFNSRLSDVEQPDHAAGSRADGILEYHVFDSFKSLEMEPWTDVHYVQLQTANSQKPNRVLIGQEAVGQPKGYLAYSATGKAQGKAVYGNYGSQEDLMLLQTLKVELNGTVILLRATGQISLAQQVANVAALGVSAVLIYLDPKDYKFQPTTELYGHVHLGSGDPFTPGFPSFNHTKFPRIQSSGLPTVLAQSITAASAAKILSRIGGLESPLSFKGSLDNVKYTLGGASSEDVTVEVNNVLQDTEIHNVFGVIKGFTEPDQYVVLGAQRDAWGPGYAKATVGTTLLLELARAVSEMVHTDGFRPRRSLVFASWSAGEYGSVGSTEWLEGFFSSLDRRVFTYISLDGVVTGHGEFKASASPLLYSLLESTMKEVKNPIGFGESGKSLYDKVSGVNFEKAVFEPMKMEDSAYPFLAFSGIPSLSFRFVSQGSEAYPYYGTSLDNKDHLGYATAHRLSSLATGAGLVAGQLALRLVHDHVLRLDVQRYRTVLSQSVVKINQRLKQVTRDGSAESLSARWLIMALGSYSRAATDLNTDLLNTDLTDTLACHNINDRIMRVEHNLLSPYVSPKEVPFRHLLFGRGSHTLAALLEGEDREVLRTQLALATWTLQGCANAFSGDIWDSDNQI
- the LOC139531623 gene encoding transferrin receptor protein 1-like isoform X2, translating into MEPWTDVHYVQLQTANSQKPNRVLIGQEAVGQPKGYLAYSATGKAQGKAVYGNYGSQEDLMLLQTLKVELNGTVILLRATGQISLAQQVANVAALGVSAVLIYLDPKDYKFQPTTELYGHVHLGSGDPFTPGFPSFNHTKFPRIQSSGLPTVLAQSITAASAAKILSRIGGLESPLSFKGSLDNVKYTLGGASSEDVTVEVNNVLQDTEIHNVFGVIKGFTEPDQYVVLGAQRDAWGPGYAKATVGTTLLLELARAVSEMVHTDGFRPRRSLVFASWSAGEYGSVGSTEWLEGFFSSLDRRVFTYISLDGVVTGHGEFKASASPLLYSLLESTMKEVKNPIGFGESGKSLYDKVSGVNFEKAVFEPMKMEDSAYPFLAFSGIPSLSFRFVSQGSEAYPYYGTSLDNKDHLGYATAHRLSSLATGAGLVAGQLALRLVHDHVLRLDVQRYRTVLSQSVVKINQRLKQVTRDGSAESLSARWLIMALGSYSRAATDLNTDLLNTDLTDTLACHNINDRIMRVEHNLLSPYVSPKEVPFRHLLFGRGSHTLAALLEGEDREVLRTQLALATWTLQGCANAFSGDIWDSDNQI